The window AGCGGCGCTCCATCTCCTCGACCGCCCACTTCAAGGCGCGCACCGATTTGTGCGGCTCGGTGACGACGGGCGAGAGCAGGTGCGGGATATCGTCGTAGGTCTTGAGCTCCAGCACCTTGGGATCGATCAGGATCAGGCGCAGCTCGGACGGCGTGAAGCGATAGAGCAGCGAGAGCAGGATGACGTTGAGGCCGACCGATTTACCGCTGCCGGTGGTCCCGGCCACCAGCAGGTGGGGCATGGCGGCAAGATCGGCGATGATCGGCTCGCCCGCGATATCCTTGCCGAGGATGATCGGCAGGTTGCCCTTGGCATCGGCAAAGGCGGCGCAGGCGGCGAGTTCCTTCAGGGCCACCATCTGGCGATCCTGATTGGGCAGTTCGATCCCCATCACCGTGCGCCCCGGGATGGGCGAGACGCGCGCGGAAATCGCGCTCATGTTGCGGGCGATATCCTCGGCAAGGCCGACCACGCGGCTGGCCTTGATGCCGGGCGCGGGTTCGAGCTCGTACATCGTCACCACCGGGCCGGTGCGCACCGCGGTGATTTCGCCCTTCACATTGAAGTCGTCGAGCACGTTTTCGAGCAGGCGGGCGTTGCGTTCGAGGGCGACCTTGTCGAGCTTGGGCGCCTTGTCGACCGGCGGTTCGGCGAGCAGATCGAGGCTCGGCAGCTTGAAGGCGGCGAACATGTCGCCCTGCGCGGCCTTGGCGGGCTGGACGGCGCGCTTGGGCGGGGCGGAGGGATCGCTGATTTCGGGCGGGCGGCGCTGGGGCTCGTCGATGGTGACAGGGGCGGCATCGGCACCCTTGGCCGGGCGGCGCGGGCGGGCGGGGATGGCGAGTTCGTCTTCCTCGTCACCCGCAAAGGCCAGCGCCTCGGCGGGTTTGCGCCCCGGCAGCGGGAGGGCGCGCAGCAGGCCGGCGAGCGTGCCGCCGCCAAGGAACTCGGGCAGGCTCATCAGCGCGCGCCAATCGATCGCGAAGATGCGGGTGAGCAGGCCCACGCCCGTCGCAAGGCACACCAGCGCCGCGCCGAGGATCACCCAGCCCTGCGCATCGCCGGCAATCCGTGCCGCCAGCGCCTCGATCGCGCCTGCGCCGAGCAGGCCGGCAAGGCCCCCGGCCTGCGCGGGGAGCGTGCCGCCGGGGCCCTGAAAGGCGAGTGCGAGCACGGTCGCGAGCAAGGTCATGGCGATCAGCAAGAGCCCGGTGGGCAGCCACCAGGGCGAGGTTTCCGCCTCGTCGCCGTTCTCGACATCGCGCCACAGCTTGCGCGCCGAGACATAGAGCAGCGGCAGCAGCAGCGCGCCGGGCAGGCCGAAGATCAGCAGCACCTTGTCCGCCACCCATGCGCCGGAAAGGCCCATCCAGTTGGCGACTGCGGCGGTGTCAGCCGCGGTCGATCCGCTGGGGTCGGTCTGGGTGTAGCTGACCAGCGCGAGCGCGAGGAAGATGGTTGCGCCGAGCAGCAGCCCCGCGCCGGTCATCTGCGCCAGCCGCCTCAGACCACGCCGCAGCCCCGCGCGCCATTCGGCGTCGCTCTTGCTGACGGGGGGCTTGGTTCTGGGCGGAACGGCGCGGCTGGCCATGGGGCGGTCTCCTGAGCGGAACACACCATGAATCCTCGGAGGACTCCGGTCAAGCGAAGTGCGGCGAAGCGAGGCTCAATGGAACGTGTCGCGCGGCGGGGTAAGGATGCCGTTCTCCAGCATCCGCTCGATCCAGCGCGAGGCTTGCAGATAGCCGACCTTGAACTGGAGCATGAGATGCGAGGTGCGGGGGCTGCCACCTTGCGCGATGTATTCGCAGGCGCGCCGGTAGAGGTCGTCGTCGTCGCGGTGGTTCATCGGCTCAACCCGTCGATCGCGGCCCAGCGGGGCCAGCCGAGCATCCGGGCGCGCTGGCCCGTCATCCCGCCCAGCGCAATCACCGGCAGCCGCGATTGCCGCGCCAGCAGGCCGAAGCGCACCGCGCCCAGCGTTCCGCCGCCCGGATGGGTCCGTGTGACGAACACCGGCGAGAGCAGCACCGCATCCGCGCCCAGCCGTGCCGCGAGCGCCAATTCGCCCGCCCCGTGGGCAGTGGCGAGGTGGATCAGGCCGGCGCGGCGCGGCGCGAGGCTGCGCGGGCTGCCATAGATCCCGTCCGCTCCCCATTCCCGGGCGGTCAGCGCGCTATCGGCAAGGATCACCACATGGCCGCGCGTCTTCGCGATGCGGCGCAGCTGGCGGAACCGCAGATAACGCTCGGGATCGGGCAGGTGGTAGTGGCGATAGATGAACCCCGATCCGCGTGGCAGGCGGGCGAGCGCCCCTTCCAGCGCCGCATCATTGCGGGCGTCGGAGATCAGCCACAGGGCTGGGAGGGGACTGGCGCGCGTCACAACCCCGCTATAGAGCGCGGCCATGGAAAATGCAGCAACCCGCCTTGCCGAAGTGCACGCCAACATCGCCCGCGTCTGCAAGCCTGCCCGCCGCGAGGCCTCCTCGGTCACGCTGATCGCGGTCAGCAAGACCCATGATGCGCCCGCGATCCTGCCGCTGATCGCTGCGGGCCAGCGCGTGTTCGGGGAGAACCGGGTGCAGGAGGCCGAGGGCAAGTGGCCGGCCCTGAAGGCGCAATATCCCGATATCGAACTCCACCTCATCGGCCAGTTGCAATCGAACAAGGCGGACGAGGCCGTGGCGCTGTTCGACTGCATCCACTCTCTTGACCGGCCAAGTCTGCTGACGGCGCTGGCCAAGGCGATGGACAAGGCGGGCAAGCGGGTGCCGTGCTTTGTGCAGGTGAATATCGGGGACGAGCCGCAGAAGGGCGGCTGCGGCATCGCCGATTTGCCCGCCTTCCTCGAAGCCGTGCGCGCCGCCGATGTGCCGCTTGCCGGGCTGATGTGCATTCCCCCGGCCGACACCGAAGCCGCGCCGTTCTTTGCGCTGCTGGCCAAGCTTGCGGCTGACAATGGCCTCACCGGCCTCAGCATGGGGATGAGCGGCGATTACGAGACCGCAGTGATGCTGGGCGCGACCCATGTGCGCGTGGGCACCGCGCTGTTCGGCGGGCGCGGGTAAGATACCCAAAAGAAAAGAGGGGCGGACGTTGCCGCCCGACCCCTCCGTCAGCCCTGCGGGCTGCCACCTCCCCATCCCTTGCGGGACGGGGAGGGACGTTTCACTTAGAATTCGAACATCGCCTCGATGCCGACGTTCCGGCCGCGCATCAGCGGCGAGAAGGTGCCGGCACCCGGACGCTGCTGGAACGGGGTCTGCACGCCGTCGGACAGCGGGCCCGCGAAGGGCACCTGGGTGTCGCCGCCTTCCTGCACCTGATCGAGCAGGTTGCGGCCGTAGATCGACAGCGAGAAGCCTTCGATCGGCGTGTTCCAGGTGATGTTCGCTTCCAGGTT is drawn from Erythrobacter sp. and contains these coding sequences:
- a CDS encoding DNA translocase FtsK, whose amino-acid sequence is MNHRDDDDLYRRACEYIAQGGSPRTSHLMLQFKVGYLQASRWIERMLENGILTPPRDTFH
- a CDS encoding YggS family pyridoxal phosphate-dependent enzyme codes for the protein MENAATRLAEVHANIARVCKPARREASSVTLIAVSKTHDAPAILPLIAAGQRVFGENRVQEAEGKWPALKAQYPDIELHLIGQLQSNKADEAVALFDCIHSLDRPSLLTALAKAMDKAGKRVPCFVQVNIGDEPQKGGCGIADLPAFLEAVRAADVPLAGLMCIPPADTEAAPFFALLAKLAADNGLTGLSMGMSGDYETAVMLGATHVRVGTALFGGRG
- a CDS encoding thiamine phosphate synthase, which translates into the protein MAALYSGVVTRASPLPALWLISDARNDAALEGALARLPRGSGFIYRHYHLPDPERYLRFRQLRRIAKTRGHVVILADSALTAREWGADGIYGSPRSLAPRRAGLIHLATAHGAGELALAARLGADAVLLSPVFVTRTHPGGGTLGAVRFGLLARQSRLPVIALGGMTGQRARMLGWPRWAAIDGLSR
- a CDS encoding FtsK/SpoIIIE family DNA translocase translates to MASRAVPPRTKPPVSKSDAEWRAGLRRGLRRLAQMTGAGLLLGATIFLALALVSYTQTDPSGSTAADTAAVANWMGLSGAWVADKVLLIFGLPGALLLPLLYVSARKLWRDVENGDEAETSPWWLPTGLLLIAMTLLATVLALAFQGPGGTLPAQAGGLAGLLGAGAIEALAARIAGDAQGWVILGAALVCLATGVGLLTRIFAIDWRALMSLPEFLGGGTLAGLLRALPLPGRKPAEALAFAGDEEDELAIPARPRRPAKGADAAPVTIDEPQRRPPEISDPSAPPKRAVQPAKAAQGDMFAAFKLPSLDLLAEPPVDKAPKLDKVALERNARLLENVLDDFNVKGEITAVRTGPVVTMYELEPAPGIKASRVVGLAEDIARNMSAISARVSPIPGRTVMGIELPNQDRQMVALKELAACAAFADAKGNLPIILGKDIAGEPIIADLAAMPHLLVAGTTGSGKSVGLNVILLSLLYRFTPSELRLILIDPKVLELKTYDDIPHLLSPVVTEPHKSVRALKWAVEEMERRYRMMSAISSRNINSFNEKVSAAIAKGKPLGRRVQTGFDPETGEQLFEEEQLDYEPLPQIVLIVDELADLMVTVGKEIEVLIQRLSQKSRAAGIHLIMATQRPSVDVITGVIKANLPTRISFKVTSRIDSRTILGEQGAEQLLGKGDMLYKPNTGAMVRVHGPFVSDEEVEAVATFWRGQGAPEYVDAVTEEPEDGGFGFEDEFTGSDNPEERKYRQACQIVIENQKASGSWLQRQMGVGYNTAAKWIERMEEDGLVGPANHVGRRVIYRDRDGNPL